From one Musa acuminata AAA Group cultivar baxijiao chromosome BXJ2-6, Cavendish_Baxijiao_AAA, whole genome shotgun sequence genomic stretch:
- the LOC135614612 gene encoding derlin-2.2-like produces MAQAVEEWYQQMPLITRSYLTAAVATTLGCSIEILSPYSLYLNPKLVLQQYEIWRLVTNFLYFGKMDFDFLFHMFFLARYCKLLEDNSFRGRTADFFFMLLFGATVLTGIVLIGGMIPYVSETFAKFFFLSNSLTFMMVYVWSKHNPFIPMSFLGLFTFTAAYLPWVLLGFSVLVGSNAWVDLLGMIAGHTYYFLEDVYPQMTGRRLLKTPWFIKALFADDNVVLAADARFAPPAQNLHQD; encoded by the exons ATGGCGCAAGCGGTGGAGGAATGGTACCAGCAGATGCCCCTCATCACGAGATCATACCTcactgccgccgtcgccaccacCCTCGGGTGCTCGATCGAG ATACTATCGCCATACAGTTTGTATCTGAATCCCAAGCTCGTCTTGCAGCAGTATGAGATTTGGCGGCTGGTCACGAACTTCTTGTACTTCGGGAAAATGG ACTTTGACTTCCTATTCCATATGTTTTTTCTGGCTCGATACTGCAAGTTGCTTGAGGATAACTCATTCAGGGGCCGGACagctgattttttcttcatgcttTTATTTGGTGCAACTGTGTTGACTGGGATTGTTTTAATTGGTGGGATGATACCGTATGTGTCTGAGACTTTTGCAAAGTTTTTCTTCCTGAGCAATTCTTTGACGTTCATGATG GTCTATGTTTGGAGCAAGCATAATCCTTTTATTCCCATGAGTTTCTTGGGTCTTTTCACTTTTACTGCTGCTTATCTACCATGG GTTCTTCTGGGGTTCTCTGTTCTTGTTGGCAGCAACGCATGGGTGGATCTTCTG GGCATGATTGCGGGTCATACATACTATTTCCTCGAGGATGTCTATCCTCAAATGACAGGACGCCGACTGCTGAAAACCCCTTGGTTTATTAAAGCACTCTTTGCAGACGACAATGTGGTGTTGGCGGCAGATGCCAGATTTGCTCCACCAGCACAGAatcttcatcaagattga
- the LOC103988316 gene encoding E3 ubiquitin-protein ligase SINA-like 10, translating to MEKYTRSKRGQAAATKCSGSKSKLKVEHASTASSEAAGSQKSRNSNDTGVDIGSIALRVLECIVCFGPLLPPIYQCQNGHVACHPCYEKLRYICHTCESLLSYARNLALENVMESVMISCPHASFGCEETVAYIKQQEHAEKCTYAPSSCLFPDCNYAASFKELIIHATKKHHLPTRSFVDGSPFYEFLDFQSIFLIHHETNTCFLLRNSGQIASGRAFSVVSNRSCLRGTNWLYDLTLFDVLEFRLCGALVEQLDNQSSPETILFVPQKYCTPLVDNLRICIRKIS from the exons ATGGAGAAGTACACCAGGAGCAAGAGAGGGCAAGCTGCTGCTACCAAGTGCTCGGGATCGAAATCGAAATTGAAGGTAGAACATGCATCTACTGCTTCCTCTGAGGCAGCAGGGAGCCAGAAAAGCCGCAACAGCAACGACACGGGCGTCGACATCGGCAGCATTGCCCTCCGGGTTCTGGAATGCATAGTATGTTTCGGCCCGCTGTTGCCACCTATCTACCAG TGCCAAAATGGTCATGTTGCATGCCATCCATGCTACGAGAAGCTTCGTTATATATGCCACACCTGTGAATCTCTCCTAAGTTACGCTCGAAATCTAGCTCTGGAGAACGTGATGGAATCCGTGATGATCTCTTGCCCTCATGCCTCGTTTGGTTGCGAAGAAACTGTTGCTTACATTAAGCAGCAGGAGCACGCGGAGAAGTGCACCTATGCTCCTTCCTCGTGCCTGTTTCCGGATTGTAACTATGCGGCTTCCTTTAAAGAACTGATCATCCACGCCACGAAAAAGCATCACCTCCCAACCCGTTCGTTCGTCGACGGGAGCCCCTTCTATGAGTTCTTGGATTTCCAATCTATATTTCTTATTCATCATGAAACTAATACCTGCTTTCTCTTGCGTAATAGTGGTCAGATAGCTTCAGGGCGTGCTTTTTCAGTCGTATCCAATCGATCATGCTTGCGAGGGACAAATTGGCTGTATGATTTGACGTTGTTTGACGTACTGGAGTTTCGGCTATGCGGTGCCCTTGTTGAACAATTGGACAACCAGTCCTCTCCTGAAACTATTCTCTTTGTACCTCAGAAATACTGTACTCCCCTTGTGGATAACTTGAGAATTTGCATTCGCAAAATCTCATAG